A genomic window from Caballeronia sp. SBC1 includes:
- a CDS encoding adenosine deaminase: protein MNPTLADKIARAPKAELHIHIEGSLEPELIFELAKRNGVTLAYDSIDTLRAAYAFTDLQSFLDIYYAGASVLLHERDFHDMTLAYVERALADHVTHTEIFFDPQTHTERGVSIATAVAGIESALAEGERRGLTSKLILCFLRHLPEEDALKTFDEALPLFDQYAHRLIGVGLDSSERGHPPSKFARVFAKAREKGLKLVAHAGEEGPPAYVYEALDVLKVDRVDHGVRSMEDPALVARLADARIALTVCPLSNLKLRLFDDMAKHTLKALLDQGVAVMINSDDPAYFGGYVNANYFAILDALKLNDAECYTLLKNSLEASFVTDAERLAMVAKLDAYWYDGHDGYAAA from the coding sequence ATGAATCCCACTCTCGCTGACAAGATCGCCCGCGCGCCCAAGGCCGAACTCCACATTCACATTGAAGGTTCGCTCGAGCCCGAGTTGATCTTCGAACTCGCGAAGCGCAACGGTGTGACGCTCGCGTACGACTCTATCGACACATTGCGCGCGGCCTACGCGTTCACCGACCTGCAATCGTTCCTCGACATCTACTACGCGGGCGCGAGCGTGCTGCTGCACGAGCGCGATTTCCACGACATGACCCTCGCGTATGTTGAACGCGCGCTCGCCGATCATGTCACGCACACCGAAATTTTCTTCGATCCACAGACGCACACAGAACGTGGCGTATCGATCGCCACGGCGGTCGCGGGTATCGAAAGCGCGCTGGCTGAAGGTGAGCGGCGCGGTTTGACGAGCAAGCTGATCCTGTGTTTCCTGCGCCATTTGCCGGAAGAAGATGCGCTCAAGACCTTCGATGAAGCGTTGCCCTTGTTCGATCAATATGCGCATCGGCTAATTGGTGTCGGGCTGGATTCTTCCGAACGCGGTCATCCGCCGTCGAAGTTCGCGCGCGTGTTCGCGAAGGCGCGTGAGAAGGGATTGAAGCTCGTGGCGCACGCAGGCGAGGAAGGGCCGCCCGCCTACGTGTACGAAGCGCTCGACGTGCTGAAAGTAGACCGCGTGGATCACGGCGTGCGCAGCATGGAAGACCCGGCGCTGGTCGCCCGTCTCGCCGATGCCCGCATTGCACTCACCGTCTGCCCGCTGTCGAACCTGAAGCTACGCTTGTTCGACGACATGGCGAAACACACGCTCAAGGCGCTGCTGGATCAGGGTGTGGCCGTGATGATTAACTCCGACGACCCCGCGTATTTCGGCGGCTACGTGAACGCCAATTACTTCGCGATCCTCGACGCATTGAAACTCAATGACGCCGAGTGTTACACACTGTTGAAAAACAGCCTGGAAGCGTCATTCGTGACGGACGCCGAACGCCTCGCGATGGTCGCCAAACTCGATGCCTACTGGTACGACGGGCACGACGGGTACGCGGCGGCTTGA
- the xdhC gene encoding xanthine dehydrogenase accessory protein XdhC — MQAWLHDLQHLLAHGDAVVLVTVARVEGSAPREAGTKMIVTRDDARHTIGGGHLEWKAIETARQVLKDGARSPHMRRLERFALGPSLGQCCGGAVVVAFERLDIGDLAWVTSLNKRMAQGLSTVRSVGFGPIPDGVMISDPEPGVTGPDCLLWDGAGFDESGSLLTETIAVRDFPVVLFGAGHVGAALVRVLANLPCRVVWVDERDETFPPMDGIPPNVTLDASGIPEAAVDEAPANSYFLVMTHNHALDLELAERILRRGDFAFFGMIGSHTKKMLFERRLESRGLDPVLISRMTCPIGVPGIVDKAPEMIAVSVAAQLLQKVEERAAHSYNSAQHPQTA; from the coding sequence ATGCAAGCCTGGCTACACGATCTGCAACACCTCCTCGCGCACGGCGACGCCGTCGTGCTGGTGACGGTCGCGCGCGTGGAAGGCTCGGCGCCGCGCGAAGCAGGCACGAAGATGATCGTCACGCGCGACGATGCACGCCATACCATCGGCGGCGGTCATCTGGAATGGAAGGCGATTGAGACAGCGCGGCAGGTGCTGAAAGACGGCGCCCGCAGTCCTCACATGCGCCGGCTCGAGCGTTTCGCGCTCGGCCCAAGCCTGGGTCAATGCTGCGGCGGCGCGGTCGTGGTGGCGTTCGAACGGCTGGATATTGGCGATCTTGCCTGGGTCACGTCGTTGAACAAACGCATGGCGCAGGGACTGTCCACCGTGCGCAGCGTCGGGTTCGGCCCGATTCCAGACGGCGTGATGATCTCGGACCCGGAACCGGGCGTGACTGGCCCGGATTGCCTGCTCTGGGACGGCGCGGGTTTCGACGAAAGCGGCTCGTTGCTCACCGAAACCATTGCAGTGCGCGACTTTCCCGTGGTGCTGTTCGGTGCGGGCCACGTGGGTGCGGCGCTGGTCAGGGTGCTCGCGAATTTGCCATGCCGGGTGGTGTGGGTGGACGAACGCGATGAAACATTCCCGCCCATGGACGGCATCCCCCCAAATGTCACGCTGGACGCCAGCGGAATCCCCGAAGCCGCCGTGGACGAAGCGCCTGCCAATAGCTACTTTCTGGTGATGACGCACAACCACGCGCTCGATCTCGAACTCGCCGAGCGTATTCTCCGGCGCGGAGATTTTGCGTTTTTCGGCATGATTGGCTCGCATACGAAGAAAATGCTGTTCGAGCGCCGACTCGAGTCGCGAGGCCTGGATCCCGTGTTGATCAGCCGCATGACGTGCCCAATCGGCGTACCCGGCATTGTTGATAAAGCGCCGGAAATGATTGCAGTATCGGTGGCAGCTCAGTTGCTGCAGAAGGTCGAGGAACGCGCCGCGCACAGCTACAATTCCGCGCAGCATCCGCAAACCGCGTGA
- a CDS encoding amidase: MPTTSPQFAPLAQLAAALRDGKTTSRELVEQALERIANPSGQGAVSFLHVDAERARAAADAHDALRRASTVLSPLAGIPVSIKDLFDIEGQVTRAGSRVLADSLPAKADAVAVARLRRAGGVIVGRTNMSEFAFSGLGLNPHYGTPHSPYRSDVAGDERIAGGSSSGAAASVADGMAAIALGTDTGGSIRIPAALCGLTGFKPTAARVPTQGGVPLSTTLDSFGPIGLSVACCALVDRILSGRDSGVPTTRPRPLDGVRLGVLANYVMDGVDETVASAYAAAIGHLSAAGALVEDVRFAPLERLAEINRFGFAPIEAYAWHRPLLQAHADEYDPRVRVRILKGQPASAADYIDLLQARATMIEQARALWQRFDAIVCPTVPVVPPRVADLEHDDEAFGRTNALILRNPSVFNFLDSCALSLPCHPRGEAPVGLMLAGAPFGDDALLSIGRAVEAVLETTR, translated from the coding sequence ATGCCCACCACTTCGCCTCAGTTCGCGCCTCTCGCACAACTCGCCGCCGCGCTTCGTGACGGTAAAACGACCAGCCGCGAGTTGGTGGAGCAGGCGCTCGAACGCATTGCAAACCCTTCGGGGCAGGGAGCGGTTTCGTTCCTGCACGTCGATGCAGAGCGCGCCCGCGCCGCCGCCGACGCCCATGACGCATTGCGCCGTGCGAGCACCGTCCTCTCACCGTTGGCGGGCATTCCTGTGTCGATCAAGGATCTCTTCGATATCGAAGGCCAGGTGACACGCGCCGGCTCGCGTGTACTGGCCGACTCACTGCCCGCCAAGGCCGACGCTGTCGCCGTTGCCCGGCTGCGGCGGGCGGGCGGCGTGATCGTCGGGCGCACCAACATGAGCGAATTCGCGTTCTCCGGGCTCGGGCTGAACCCGCACTACGGAACGCCGCACTCGCCGTATCGAAGCGATGTGGCGGGCGACGAACGGATTGCCGGAGGCTCGTCATCGGGCGCCGCGGCGTCGGTGGCGGACGGCATGGCGGCCATCGCGCTCGGCACAGACACCGGTGGCTCCATTCGCATCCCGGCGGCGCTCTGCGGGCTCACCGGCTTCAAGCCGACCGCTGCCCGCGTGCCTACGCAAGGCGGCGTGCCGCTTTCCACCACGCTCGACTCGTTCGGGCCTATCGGGTTGTCTGTGGCGTGCTGCGCGCTTGTAGACCGCATTCTCTCCGGCCGGGACTCCGGCGTACCCACGACTCGGCCCCGGCCACTGGACGGCGTGCGTCTGGGCGTGCTGGCCAACTACGTCATGGACGGTGTCGATGAAACGGTCGCCAGTGCCTACGCCGCGGCGATCGGACATCTATCGGCAGCCGGTGCGCTGGTGGAAGACGTGCGTTTCGCACCGCTCGAACGGCTTGCCGAGATCAACCGCTTCGGCTTCGCGCCAATCGAGGCTTACGCATGGCATCGGCCGCTACTCCAGGCCCACGCCGATGAATACGATCCCCGCGTCCGCGTGCGGATACTGAAAGGCCAGCCCGCGAGCGCGGCTGATTACATCGACTTGTTGCAGGCGCGCGCCACAATGATCGAGCAGGCGCGGGCGCTGTGGCAGCGGTTCGACGCCATTGTGTGCCCGACCGTGCCGGTCGTGCCGCCGCGCGTGGCCGACCTCGAACACGACGACGAAGCGTTCGGCCGAACCAACGCGCTGATCCTGCGCAACCCCTCCGTTTTCAATTTCCTGGATAGTTGCGCGTTGTCGCTGCCATGCCATCCACGGGGCGAAGCGCCGGTCGGCCTCATGCTGGCCGGGGCGCCGTTCGGCGACGACGCGCTGCTCTCCATCGGCCGTGCCGTGGAAGCGGTACTCGAAACCACGCGCTGA
- the guaD gene encoding guanine deaminase yields MTQTAYRAQLLTFRDDPAFSDDNAVYETDGLLLVEDGRVVAAGAYAALRAEIAPDAIVKDLRDKLIVPGFIDSHIHYPQTDMIASPAPGLLPWLNTYTFPTERKFEDPAYARETAAFFIDELLACGTTTALVYCTVHKQSADAFFSESESRNLRMIAGKVLMDRNCPEYLRDTAQSGYDDSAELIARWHGRGRQEYALTPRFAPTSTEAQLEACAVIARKHQDVYIQSHVAENTDEIKWVESLFPGHRSYLDIYDHYDLLRQRAVYGHCIYLDDADRQRMAETGAVASHCPTSNLFLGSGLFDIEKAGAAKMPVALATDVGGGTTFSMLQTMGEAHKIARLTGHHLTAARMFWLATTGAAQVLDMADRVGTLKPGSEADFVVLDPAGTPLLARRTTRAESLEELLFAFAMLGDDRAVFETYAAGKCVHGRETRRATVPELAAA; encoded by the coding sequence ATGACTCAGACCGCTTACCGCGCACAGCTACTTACTTTCCGCGACGACCCTGCTTTTTCCGATGACAACGCCGTGTATGAAACCGACGGCCTGTTGCTGGTGGAAGATGGCCGCGTGGTTGCAGCGGGCGCGTATGCGGCGTTGCGCGCCGAGATAGCGCCCGATGCAATCGTGAAGGATCTGCGGGACAAATTGATCGTGCCGGGTTTCATCGACTCGCACATTCACTATCCGCAGACCGACATGATCGCCTCGCCTGCGCCGGGTCTGTTGCCATGGTTGAACACGTACACGTTTCCGACCGAACGCAAATTCGAAGACCCGGCGTACGCGCGCGAGACGGCGGCCTTTTTCATCGATGAACTGCTGGCTTGCGGCACGACCACGGCCCTCGTTTATTGCACGGTCCACAAGCAATCCGCCGATGCCTTCTTTAGCGAGAGCGAATCACGCAACCTGCGCATGATCGCGGGCAAGGTGCTGATGGATCGCAACTGCCCGGAGTATCTGCGCGACACAGCGCAATCGGGCTATGACGACAGCGCCGAACTCATCGCACGCTGGCATGGTCGCGGGCGCCAGGAATACGCGCTGACGCCGCGTTTTGCGCCAACCTCGACGGAGGCACAACTCGAAGCCTGCGCGGTGATCGCGCGCAAGCACCAGGACGTGTATATCCAGAGCCACGTTGCCGAAAACACCGATGAGATCAAGTGGGTCGAAAGCTTGTTTCCGGGGCATCGGAGCTATCTGGATATCTACGATCACTATGACTTGCTGCGTCAGCGCGCGGTCTACGGCCATTGCATCTATCTCGACGATGCCGACCGCCAGCGCATGGCTGAAACAGGCGCGGTGGCGTCGCATTGCCCGACATCGAATTTGTTCCTCGGCAGTGGTTTGTTCGATATTGAAAAGGCCGGCGCCGCGAAGATGCCGGTGGCGCTTGCAACCGACGTAGGCGGCGGCACGACGTTTTCGATGCTGCAAACCATGGGCGAAGCGCACAAGATCGCGCGACTGACGGGCCATCACCTGACCGCGGCGCGTATGTTCTGGCTGGCGACCACGGGCGCGGCTCAAGTGCTCGACATGGCGGACCGCGTCGGGACGCTGAAGCCCGGTTCCGAGGCGGATTTCGTCGTGCTGGACCCCGCCGGCACGCCTTTGCTCGCGCGCCGGACGACGCGCGCGGAATCGCTGGAAGAACTGCTGTTCGCGTTCGCGATGCTCGGCGACGACCGCGCCGTGTTCGAAACCTACGCGGCGGGGAAATGCGTGCATGGGAGAGAGACGCGGCGCGCGACTGTGCCGGAGTTGGCCGCGGCTTGA
- a CDS encoding disulfide bond formation protein B, whose amino-acid sequence MHHDERGIRRERRLLVLLAVICLGLVGGALYLQFVKGEDPCPLCIIQRYFFVLIAVFALLGASFRGWRGIALLEMLVALSALGGVVAAARHVYVQAHPGFSCGFDALQPVVDSLPPAQWLPQVFKVAGLCETPYPPILGLSLPQWGLIAFGVIFLSVAGSLWGKRRLRAS is encoded by the coding sequence ATGCACCACGACGAACGCGGGATTCGCCGCGAACGCCGATTGTTGGTTCTGCTCGCTGTGATCTGTCTGGGGCTCGTTGGCGGCGCGCTCTATCTTCAGTTCGTCAAAGGTGAAGATCCCTGCCCGCTTTGCATCATTCAACGCTACTTTTTCGTGCTGATCGCGGTCTTTGCCTTGCTCGGCGCTTCGTTCCGCGGATGGCGCGGGATTGCATTGCTCGAAATGCTGGTTGCGCTGTCCGCTCTCGGGGGCGTGGTAGCAGCCGCACGGCACGTTTATGTGCAGGCACACCCGGGATTCAGCTGCGGGTTCGACGCCCTCCAGCCTGTTGTGGATTCTCTTCCGCCCGCGCAGTGGCTGCCTCAGGTCTTCAAGGTCGCGGGGCTTTGCGAGACGCCCTATCCGCCCATTCTTGGACTCTCGTTGCCGCAATGGGGTCTTATCGCGTTTGGGGTGATCTTCCTGTCCGTCGCCGGCAGCTTGTGGGGCAAGCGCAGGTTGCGCGCTAGTTGA
- the xdhB gene encoding xanthine dehydrogenase molybdopterin binding subunit, with translation MNKRTDPHHIDRAAADALTLHIDAKKPERAAIGVGLPHESAALHVSGEATYVDDIGELRGTLHAALALSRHAHARIVSINLDLVLAAPGVIAVFTADDIPGENNCGPVLHDDPILAKDEVLYLGQPVFVVIAETHDLARRAAALAKSEEVIRYEPLEAILTPRDAKAKQQFVLPPLHLKRGDPDGKIASAAHRLQGEFEVGGQEQFYLEGQIAYAIPKELDGMLVYSSTQHPSEMQHLVAHMLDWPTHNVICECRRMGGGFGGKESQSGIFACIASLAAHLLHRPVKLRADRDDDFMITGKRHDAVYTYEAGFDDDGRLQGARVEIALRAGYSADLSGAVATRAVCHFDNAYYLQDVDITALCCRTNTQSNTAFRGFGGPQGALVMEIMMDEIAHRLKRDPVDIRRVNYYGITERNVTPYGQTVEDNIIAPLTDELLASSAYVQRRKAIAAFNATSPVLKRGIAFTPVKFGISFNVPFLNQAGALVHVYKDGSALVNHGGTEMGQGLNTKVAQVVANALGVPLSRVRVTATDTSKIANTSATAASTGSDLNGKAAEAAALTIRGRLAELAAKQLGGRAEDVRFHDGVVESNGGQMPFDQLVGAAYLSRVQLWSDGFYATPKVNWDSKTLTGQPFYYFAYGAAISEVVVDTLTGEWRLLRTDILHDAGQSINPALDIGQVEGGFVQGMGWLTTEELWWNRDGRLMTHAPSTYKIPSVSDIPAAMNVALYDNQNVEPTVFRSKAVGEPPLLLGFSVLLAIRAAVASVAPDSTDAPVLRAPATPESILNALDAQALKMLAATTQDVAQPVPVN, from the coding sequence ATGAACAAGCGTACCGATCCACATCATATCGACCGTGCCGCCGCTGACGCACTCACGCTGCACATCGACGCGAAAAAGCCGGAGCGCGCGGCGATTGGCGTCGGCTTGCCGCACGAATCGGCGGCCCTGCATGTGAGCGGCGAAGCGACTTACGTTGATGACATCGGCGAACTGCGCGGCACGCTGCACGCGGCGCTCGCCCTGTCGCGGCATGCACATGCGCGCATCGTGTCGATCAATCTCGACTTGGTTCTGGCCGCGCCCGGTGTGATCGCCGTGTTCACTGCCGACGATATCCCCGGCGAGAACAATTGCGGTCCCGTGCTCCACGACGACCCGATCCTCGCGAAAGATGAAGTGCTGTATCTGGGACAACCCGTGTTCGTGGTTATCGCGGAAACGCACGATCTCGCGCGCCGTGCCGCAGCGCTGGCGAAGAGCGAAGAAGTGATCCGATACGAACCGCTCGAAGCCATCCTGACGCCGCGCGACGCAAAAGCGAAACAGCAGTTCGTGCTGCCGCCGCTGCATCTGAAACGCGGCGATCCGGACGGAAAAATCGCGTCGGCAGCGCATCGGCTGCAGGGTGAATTCGAGGTTGGCGGGCAGGAGCAGTTCTATCTCGAAGGGCAGATCGCGTATGCCATTCCGAAGGAACTCGACGGCATGCTCGTCTACAGTTCCACGCAGCATCCGAGCGAAATGCAGCACCTGGTCGCGCATATGCTCGACTGGCCGACGCATAACGTCATCTGCGAATGCCGCCGGATGGGCGGCGGGTTCGGCGGCAAGGAATCGCAGTCGGGAATCTTTGCGTGCATCGCGTCGCTGGCGGCGCATTTGCTGCATCGGCCGGTGAAATTGCGCGCGGATCGTGACGACGACTTCATGATCACCGGCAAGCGCCACGACGCCGTCTACACCTACGAAGCCGGCTTCGATGACGACGGCCGCTTGCAAGGCGCACGTGTAGAAATCGCGTTGCGCGCGGGTTATTCGGCGGATTTGTCGGGTGCGGTGGCCACGCGCGCCGTCTGTCACTTCGACAACGCGTACTACCTGCAGGACGTCGATATCACCGCGCTCTGCTGCCGTACCAACACGCAGTCGAATACGGCGTTTCGCGGTTTCGGCGGTCCGCAAGGCGCGCTGGTGATGGAAATCATGATGGATGAAATCGCGCACCGGCTAAAACGCGATCCCGTCGATATCCGTCGCGTGAACTACTACGGCATCACCGAGCGCAACGTGACGCCGTACGGCCAGACCGTGGAAGACAACATCATCGCGCCGCTGACCGACGAACTGTTGGCATCGAGTGCGTATGTGCAGCGGCGTAAGGCTATCGCCGCGTTCAATGCAACGAGTCCCGTGCTCAAGCGCGGCATCGCGTTCACGCCGGTCAAGTTCGGCATCTCGTTCAACGTGCCGTTCCTGAACCAGGCTGGTGCGCTCGTGCATGTCTATAAAGACGGCTCCGCCCTCGTCAATCACGGCGGCACCGAGATGGGCCAAGGCCTGAACACCAAGGTCGCGCAGGTCGTGGCGAATGCGCTGGGCGTGCCGTTGTCGCGCGTGCGCGTGACCGCCACCGATACCTCGAAGATCGCGAATACATCGGCCACCGCCGCGTCCACCGGCAGCGACCTGAACGGCAAGGCGGCCGAAGCCGCCGCGCTCACCATTCGCGGCCGCCTTGCGGAACTCGCCGCGAAGCAGCTCGGCGGACGCGCGGAAGACGTGCGTTTTCACGATGGCGTGGTCGAGTCGAACGGCGGCCAGATGCCTTTCGATCAACTGGTCGGGGCCGCCTATCTCTCGCGCGTGCAGTTGTGGTCGGATGGTTTTTACGCCACGCCCAAGGTCAACTGGGATTCGAAAACGCTGACCGGGCAGCCCTTCTACTACTTCGCGTATGGCGCGGCGATCTCGGAAGTGGTCGTGGACACGCTCACCGGCGAGTGGCGGCTGTTGCGCACGGACATCCTCCACGACGCGGGACAGTCGATCAATCCCGCGCTCGATATCGGCCAGGTAGAAGGCGGTTTTGTCCAGGGCATGGGTTGGCTCACGACGGAAGAACTCTGGTGGAATCGCGACGGCAGGCTGATGACGCACGCACCGTCGACGTACAAGATACCATCGGTGAGCGACATTCCGGCCGCCATGAACGTCGCGCTCTACGATAACCAGAACGTCGAGCCGACCGTGTTTCGATCGAAAGCCGTGGGCGAACCGCCGTTGCTGCTCGGTTTCTCGGTGTTGCTGGCGATCCGCGCCGCGGTGGCGTCGGTCGCACCCGATTCAACCGATGCGCCCGTACTGCGCGCGCCGGCCACACCCGAATCGATCCTGAATGCACTGGACGCGCAGGCATTGAAAATGCTCGCCGCGACGACTCAGGACGTCGCCCAGCCTGTGCCGGTCAACTAA
- a CDS encoding NCS2 family permease, with the protein MATITNDTTTLERFFGIRAAGSRTKTEIVAGITTFLTAMYIIVVNPGILSQAGVPFPAALTATVVVSFLGSCAMGLYARNPVLVAPGMGMNALFAFVMVHSGKMSWQTALGCVFWAGVIFAVLAAFNARKLVVDAIPANLRHAVSCGIGLFISLIGLVNAKFVISDPVTIVHSASLNPVVITFLVGLAVTTILVARKVTGALMIGIIFTTVIAIPIGRFWGDGTAYWPAAIATKTLVNWNGLFSAPDFSAIGQLDLLGSLKVIYWPFIFVMLFTSFFDALSTFMAISEAGKLYDEDGNPRNIRQSMIVDSFAALVSAPLGTSPANAYIESAAGISAGGRTGLVAVVAGLCFLPFLFLSPLLSLVPAIATAPALVLVGVFMMESITKIEWSRFDEAIPAFLAMILIPLTYSITDGIAYGFLAFVVIKSFTGRRKEIKPAMWIVAALSLLLLTQL; encoded by the coding sequence ATGGCTACGATTACCAACGACACCACCACGCTCGAGCGTTTCTTCGGCATCCGCGCGGCGGGTTCGCGCACCAAGACCGAGATTGTTGCGGGCATCACGACCTTCCTCACGGCGATGTACATCATCGTCGTCAATCCCGGAATCTTGTCGCAGGCAGGCGTCCCCTTTCCCGCAGCGCTGACAGCCACCGTGGTTGTCAGTTTCCTCGGCAGTTGCGCGATGGGCCTCTACGCGCGCAACCCGGTGCTCGTCGCGCCCGGCATGGGCATGAACGCGCTGTTCGCGTTCGTGATGGTTCACAGCGGCAAGATGTCGTGGCAGACCGCGCTCGGCTGCGTGTTCTGGGCCGGCGTGATCTTCGCGGTGCTTGCGGCGTTCAACGCGCGCAAGCTGGTCGTCGATGCTATTCCGGCGAACCTGCGTCATGCGGTGTCGTGCGGTATCGGACTGTTTATCAGCCTGATCGGACTGGTCAACGCGAAGTTTGTTATCAGCGATCCCGTGACGATCGTGCATTCGGCATCGCTGAATCCGGTGGTGATCACGTTCCTGGTCGGCCTCGCGGTGACTACGATTCTGGTTGCACGAAAGGTGACCGGCGCGTTGATGATCGGCATTATTTTCACGACCGTGATTGCGATTCCCATCGGCCGCTTTTGGGGCGACGGCACCGCTTACTGGCCGGCAGCGATTGCCACCAAGACGCTCGTGAACTGGAACGGTCTGTTCTCGGCGCCGGACTTTTCGGCGATCGGCCAACTGGACCTGCTCGGCTCACTGAAGGTGATCTACTGGCCGTTTATTTTCGTGATGCTGTTCACGTCTTTCTTCGACGCGCTCTCCACGTTCATGGCGATCTCGGAAGCCGGCAAGCTCTACGATGAAGACGGCAACCCGCGCAACATCCGCCAGTCGATGATCGTCGATTCATTCGCCGCGCTGGTCTCCGCGCCGCTCGGCACGAGCCCGGCGAATGCGTATATAGAATCGGCGGCGGGCATTTCCGCGGGCGGTCGCACGGGGCTCGTCGCGGTCGTCGCCGGCTTGTGTTTCCTGCCCTTCCTGTTCCTCTCGCCGCTGCTCTCGCTGGTGCCCGCCATTGCGACCGCGCCCGCGCTGGTGCTGGTCGGCGTGTTCATGATGGAGTCGATCACCAAGATTGAATGGAGCCGTTTCGACGAAGCCATTCCCGCTTTCCTCGCGATGATCCTGATCCCGCTGACCTATTCGATCACCGATGGCATCGCGTACGGCTTCCTCGCGTTTGTCGTGATCAAGTCGTTCACTGGTCGCAGAAAAGAAATCAAGCCGGCGATGTGGATTGTCGCCGCGCTGTCGTTGCTGTTGTTGACACAGCTATAA
- the xdhA gene encoding xanthine dehydrogenase small subunit produces MTTQTIRFFQHNALREVRDVPASRTVLQHLREHDQCTGTKEGCAEGDCGACTVVIGELDAEGQPVLKAVNACIQFMPTLDGRALFTVEDLRAKDGTLHPVQQAMVDCHGSQCGFCTPGFVMSMWALYQNQPADAGLPTRDEINAALSGNLCRCTGYRPIVDASQKMFEYPRALLDRDTLKRRLETIRRKETLEYAAPDARGAAFGHPTFFAPVSLAEFARLRADHPDARILAGSTDVGLWVTKQFRDLGDVLYIANVAELKAITRDGQWLTIGAAASLEDSYGALSAVYPELAELWTRFASLPIRNAGTLGGNVANGSPIGDSMPALIALDAQIVLQKAAKVRTMPLDAFYLGYQKSALETGEFVAGIRVPLPSANLRFRTYKISKRYDQDISAVCAAFAVTLDGTRVAAARFAFGGMAATPKRASNAEAVLVNEEWNEANVKAAMCALDVDFQPLTDMRASSAYRSKVARNVLWRFFLETREDSPLALHDVNAFAFDVQ; encoded by the coding sequence ATGACAACGCAAACCATCCGGTTCTTCCAGCACAACGCCCTGCGCGAAGTGCGCGACGTACCCGCTTCGCGTACGGTGCTCCAGCATTTGCGCGAGCACGACCAATGCACCGGCACGAAAGAGGGATGCGCGGAAGGCGATTGCGGTGCGTGTACGGTGGTGATCGGTGAACTCGATGCGGAAGGCCAACCCGTCCTCAAGGCCGTCAACGCCTGCATCCAGTTCATGCCGACGCTCGACGGTCGAGCGCTCTTTACAGTTGAAGACCTGCGCGCCAAGGACGGCACGCTGCATCCGGTCCAGCAAGCCATGGTCGATTGCCACGGCTCGCAATGCGGCTTCTGCACGCCCGGTTTCGTGATGTCGATGTGGGCGCTTTATCAGAATCAGCCCGCCGACGCCGGCCTGCCCACCCGCGACGAAATCAACGCCGCCCTCTCCGGCAATCTCTGCCGCTGTACGGGCTATCGGCCGATCGTGGATGCGTCGCAGAAAATGTTCGAGTACCCTCGCGCACTGCTTGATCGTGACACGCTCAAGCGCCGGCTCGAAACCATCCGGCGCAAGGAAACGCTCGAATACGCGGCGCCCGACGCGCGCGGCGCTGCATTCGGCCACCCGACGTTTTTCGCGCCCGTCTCGCTCGCCGAATTCGCGCGCTTGCGTGCCGACCATCCGGACGCGCGCATCCTCGCCGGCAGCACGGACGTCGGCCTGTGGGTCACCAAGCAATTCCGCGATCTGGGCGACGTCCTGTATATCGCCAATGTGGCCGAACTCAAGGCGATTACCCGCGACGGGCAATGGTTGACTATCGGTGCTGCGGCCTCGCTGGAAGATTCATACGGCGCGCTCTCGGCCGTTTATCCGGAACTCGCGGAATTGTGGACGCGCTTTGCTTCGCTGCCCATTCGCAACGCCGGCACGCTCGGTGGCAACGTGGCGAACGGCTCGCCTATCGGCGATTCCATGCCGGCACTGATCGCGCTCGATGCTCAAATCGTGCTGCAAAAAGCCGCTAAAGTCCGCACGATGCCGCTCGATGCCTTCTATCTCGGCTATCAAAAATCCGCGCTGGAAACTGGCGAATTCGTCGCGGGAATTCGCGTGCCCTTGCCATCGGCGAACCTGCGCTTTCGGACTTACAAAATCTCCAAGCGCTACGACCAGGACATTTCGGCGGTGTGCGCCGCGTTCGCCGTGACGCTCGACGGCACTCGCGTGGCAGCCGCGCGGTTCGCGTTTGGCGGCATGGCCGCCACGCCCAAACGGGCATCGAATGCGGAAGCCGTGTTGGTGAACGAAGAGTGGAACGAGGCCAACGTGAAAGCCGCCATGTGCGCGCTGGACGTCGACTTCCAGCCGCTCACCGACATGCGGGCGTCGAGCGCGTACCGCAGCAAAGTGGCGCGCAACGTGCTGTGGCGTTTCTTCCTCGAAACCCGTGAGGACTCGCCGCTCGCACTCCACGACGTCAACGCGTTCGCGTTTGACGTGCAATGA
- a CDS encoding DUF4160 domain-containing protein, with amino-acid sequence MPTIFRIGAARVVIYLNDHQPAHVHVLDGKQHAIFNLHCPVGPPTLQKNHGFSHVDATTFARRMQNVVGSLCTEWKTLHDCFC; translated from the coding sequence ATGCCAACAATTTTCCGCATCGGCGCTGCCCGCGTCGTGATTTATTTGAACGATCATCAACCTGCTCACGTGCATGTTCTTGACGGCAAGCAACACGCCATCTTCAACTTGCACTGTCCGGTTGGACCGCCGACCTTGCAAAAGAATCACGGCTTTTCGCACGTTGACGCAACTACCTTCGCTCGCCGGATGCAAAACGTGGTCGGCTCGCTATGCACTGAATGGAAGACACTACATGACTGCTTTTGTTGA